One segment of Plasmodium vivax chromosome 14, whole genome shotgun sequence DNA contains the following:
- a CDS encoding hypothetical protein, conserved (encoded by transcript PVX_100715A) — protein sequence MRDWQTDDVHTGDVCAHDMDTCGIRTKGKMRKGGSTDKRYLRRAFNRSYYYKKGEKAEEASSGSKKVNGVAESSASGSTSERNNLNSGANATGKGAPNGASANGRGAATEGKDVDVQSEEDPWDREREEADLDDEELFYAVEEGEAKNSKVPKMTLSAKEKELLLGKNEEECSNGSSANGGGSGSKEGDSQDKNNILCPLCVEVLDETDRNFFPCDCGYQICLWCLYYIRDHMCNKCPACRRSYDEKNFIYNRETHEKLVKKQKSGHSHGHNHKGSKADASSSSNNNVGASAPNGVSGSTGVSNSTGANASPSAANSSLLHHLSGSSSAIFNKPELYKSANTYNIHEHENLFEIIKGIRVVQRNLVFVIGITSNYAKKNILKKNEYFGKYGQILNIIVNKSQAYNPHYNGPSFSAYITYSNEKEAINAIYFIDGMVLDSKTLKASFGTTKYCAAYLKNSTCTNEDCFYLHQLGNVIDSFSKDDIHGPKHIYHDLLYFYFKKHPDKKNESNGNCHDASGTVVVKSARKLEDATSAGGATSGGGTTSGGGPPATLSFAAAMSITSEKDLTDAKKKSDALEEAAHAKKQHSSAVSVFSDGKAKSLEVASKGVEKIAEKQSDKHTEKQAEEPKRDAKLKDGVAGKASKENHHTGEEKSKWSSEGNFASLIKNAGVATGSLQEVEEEKSNAHTKSKKKKKKQKSEEVIPAADRGKEDLAAGAGGTTTAAATATATATATQKEKNYKDSLQSSGAPKNDSASKNNSLEVEEDPYYADGLSENYPLITDVRFDKDKKKKMKKKAEKKKANERKKVGEGDGEEKVAEAKEGEEKSDEAKVGEAKLGTPPAEERKPDGKGGLPAADAAQKEQPSQQDFPPLREDDKEAKKQKKKHPSSVSGNVSGNVSGNVSGNVSGSVSGGAENKPAQVEDQPADDPKEKKQTGEQAEEEKKNKYAKMTFKIGSFFNDLFDGSKKGGGGEAKAKASPSVSQKANKKAPTTAATPSVVEAAEDVLVGSATQSKEDPSAEGGTPSKQKKDETNVKGDTVREKGERKKNEQPSQKRDLEKVKADVGVGAKEKKEVVEEGVKKERGGGSTSQTDKESTPIGGGELIGDSLGDDATATAIGAPSEMVSPPRTREKRDKKGVQDNTATQEEQLKKHAQEILNIQKNNPEVPLLAVIEDYIGRRTVATKEVLPFDDLQSVVNSLIGEKAAKGERGNQQTGDSTAHAWNVNTQERLPNGEGDERQSESTQVKNVEKGAAAKPEGERPIEKAHKAMDAKNHLPAAKEKKKKDTLNKRKLQQKEMEGDITSIIREIMMQKMKSKSRRNKNGSVGETSGKSETGQADRRVVSSGEDPAEKNALFDDMEIFLKNLCVAKGKAIQGGLQGGLQGGLQSGLQGGLQSGHQSGLQSGHTDNDAVYFIEGNGRRKNDYLMYTSDGHISLKSHKGVMEFVIKKEENIDLKENEKKFLQEDPFDIYRELILSKNSDLQTANDILFDKMFNEEIDFVQQLCKENCLNGSGKIYSSSYKEEKTYYRQGGNLSKKCKKKVQVSFPNLWVNFDQSLHTQEMAEKVNLSAASL from the exons aTGCGCGATTGGCAAACCGATGACGTGCACACTGGTGACGTGTGCGCCCACGACATGGACACCTGCGGCATACGGACAA AGGGGAAGATGAGGAAGGGGGGCTCCACTGACAAGCGCTACTTACGGAGGGCATTCAACAGGTCCTACTATTAcaagaagggggagaaggccGAGGAGGCGAGCAGCGGCAGCAAAAAGGTTAACGGCGTCGCGGAGAGCAGCGCCAGTGGGAGCACCAGCGAGAGGAACAACCTCAATAGCGGCGCGAACGCGACTGGCAAAGGCGCCCCCAACGGTGCGAGTGCAAACGGAAGGGGCGCCGCCACAGAGGGGAAGGACGTGGATGTGCAGAGCGAAGAAGACCCATGGGATAGGGAACGTGAAGAGGCAGATCTGGACGACGAGGAGTTATTTTACGCCgtagaagaaggagaagcgaaaaataGTAAAGTGCCCAAAATGACACTAAGTGCGAAAGAGAAGGAGTTGCTGCTGGGCAAGAATGAAGAAGAGTGTAGCAACGGGAGCAGCGCGAATGGAGGTGGGAGTGGCAGTAAGGAGGGAGACAGCCAGGATAAAAACAACATCCTGTGCCCGCTGTGCGTAGAGGTGCTAGACGAAACGGACAGgaacttcttcccctgcgACTGCGGCTACCAGATATGCCTCTGGTGCTTGTACTACATACGAGACCACATGTGCAACAAGTGCCCCGCCTGCAGGAGGAGCTACGACGAgaagaattttatttacaatagGGAGACCCACGAGAAGCTGgtgaaaaagcagaaaagcgGTCACAGCCACGGCCACAATCACAAGGGGAGTAAGGCAGACGCGAGTAGCAGCAGCAATAATAATGTTGGAGCGAGTGCCCCAAACGGAGTTAGCGGTTCTACGGGGGTTAGCAACTCCACCGGAGCTAACGCCTCCCCCAGTGCTGCCAACAGCAGCCTCCTTCACCATCTGAGTGGAAGCAGTAGcgccatttttaacaaaccGGAGCTATACAAAAGTGCAAACACATATAACATCCACGAgcatgaaaatttatttgaaattataaaaggcATTCGGGTGGTTCAGCGCAATCTCGTCTTCGTCATTGGTATTACCTCTAactatgcaaaaaaaaatattttaaaaaaaaatgaatactttGGAAAGTATGGCCAAATTTTGAATATCATTGTGAATAAGTCCCAGGCCTATAACCCGCATTACAATGGCCCCTCCTTCAGTGCCTACATAACGTATAGCAACGAGAAGGAGGCCATCAACgccatttattttatcgACGGTATGGTTTTGGATAGCAAGACTTTGAAGGCGTCTTTTGGGACCACCAAGTACTGTGCTGCGTATCTTAAAAACAGCACGTGTACCAATGAGGACTGCTTCTACCTGCACCAACTGGGAAACGTCATTGATAGTTTTTCAAAAGACGACATACATGGCCCCAAACATATTTACCATgatttgctttatttttattttaaaaaacaccCGGATAAGAAGAACGAGTCGAATGGCAACTGTCATGATGCCTCCGGCACGGTGGTGGTGAAGTCGGCCAGGAAATTGGAAGACGCAACATCTGCGGGAGGGGCTACTTCCGGGGGAGGGACTACTTCCGGAGGAGGCCCCCCCGCGACGCTCTCCTTTGCGGCGGCCATGTCCATCACCAGTGAGAAGGACCTAACCGacgcgaagaagaagagtgACGCCCTGGAGGAGGCCGCCCATGCGAAGAAGCAGCACTCGTCGGCGGTGTCGGTGTTCTCCGATGGGAAGGCGAAAAGTTTGGAGGTGGCCAGCAAAGGGGTGGAAAAGATCGCCGAAAAGCAGTCTGATAAACACACAGAGAAGCAGGCGGAGGAACCGAAACGGGACGCCAAGCTGAAGGACGGCGTGGCCGGCAAGGCGTCCAAGGAGAATCACCACACCGGTGAGGAGAAAAGCAAGTGGAGCTCCGAAGGCAACTTCGCCAGCCTGATAAAGAATGCCGGCGTGGCGACCGGCTCCCTGcaggaggtggaggaggaaaagagcAACGCGCACACCAAgagcaagaagaagaagaagaagcagaagagcGAGGAAGTGATCCCCGCCGCGGATCGGGGCAAGGAGGACCTCGCCGCGGGGGCAGGCGGCACAACAACCGCTGCCGCAACCGCAACCGCAACCGCGACTGCCActcagaaggagaagaactACAAGGACTCCCTGCAGAGCAGCGGCGCGCCCAAGAATGACAGCGCCAGCAAGAACAACAGCCtcgaggtggaggaggaccccTACTACGCAGACGGCTTGTCGGAGAATTACCCCCTCATCACGGACGTCCGCTTTGACAAggacaagaagaagaagatgaagaagaaggcggagaagaagaaggccaacgagaggaagaaggtGGGGGAAGGGGATGGCGAGGAGAAAGTGGCAGAGgcaaaggagggggaggagaagtcAGACGAAGCGAAGGTGGGAGAGGCCAAACTGGGAACCCCCCCCGCGGAAGAGCGCAAGCCCGACGGCAAGGGCGGCCTGCCAGCTGCGGACGCGGCGCAGAAGGAGCAGCCCTCCCAGCaggacttcccccccctgagggAAGACGACAAGGAGGCGAAGAaacaaaagaagaagcacccCAGCAGTGTAAGCGGCAACGTGAGCGGCAATGTAAGCGGCAACGTAAGCGGCAACGTAAGCGGCAGCGTGAGTGGCGGCGCGGAGAATAAGCCTGCCCAAGTGGAAGACCAGCCGGCAGACGACcccaaggagaagaagcaaaccGGCGAGCAggcagaggaggagaaaaaaaacaagtatGCCAAAATGACCTTCAAAATTGGAAGCTTCTTTAATGACCTCTTTGatggaagtaaaaaagggggtggaggAGAGGCAAAGGCGAAGGCATCTCCCAGCGTGAGTCAGAAGGCAAATAAGAAGGCGCCTACCACTGCTGCTACCCCCTCTGTGGTGGAAGCAGCGGAGGATGTACTGGTTGGAAGCGCTACGCAGTCGAAAGAAGACCCCAGCGCGGAAGGAGGAACGCCCTcgaagcagaagaaggaTGAAACAAACGTGAAAGGGGATACAGTGAGAGAGAAGGgagagaggaagaagaatgaGCAACCCTCTCAAAAGAGGGACCTCGAAAAGGTAAAAGCTGATGTAGGTGTCGGtgcaaaggagaagaaggaagtaGTGGAAGAGGGGGTCAAGAAGGAGAGGGGTGGTGGATCTACCTCCCAAACTGATAAAGAGAGCACACCCATTGGAGGAGGCGAACTTATTGGTGACTCACTCGGAGATGACGCCACAGCGACTGCTATCGGTGCTCCAAGTGAGATGGTGAGCCCCCCTCGCACAAGAGAAAAGAGAGACAAAAAAGGCGTGCAAGATAACACCGCTACCCAGGAAGAACAACTGAAGAAGCACGCGCaggaaattttaaacattcAAAAGAACAACCCAGAGGTGCCCCTCCTAGCAGTAATTGAAGATTACATAGGAAGGAGAACAGTCGCCACGAAGGAGgttctcccttttgatgACCTCCAAAGTGTGGTGAATAGCCTTATCGGCGAGAAGGCagcgaagggggaaaggggtAACCAACAGACAGGCGATAGTACTGCCCACGCGTGGAATGTTAATACACAGGAGCGTTTACCTAATGGAGAGGGAGACGAAAGGCAAAGTGAGTCTACACAggtgaaaaatgtagagAAAGGAGCGGCTGCCAAACCGGAGGGGGAAAGACCAATCGAAAAGGCACACAAGGCGATGGACGCGAAGAACCACCTACCAGCtgcgaaagagaaaaagaaaaaagatacCCTCAACAAGAGGAAGCTGCAGCAGAAGGAAATGGAAGGAGATATTACGAGCATTATCAGAGAAATTATGATGCAGAAGATGAAGTCCAAAAgcagaagaaacaaaaatgggtcCGTTGGAGAAACGAGTGGGAAGAGCGAGACGGGGCAGGCGGATCGCCGCGTCGTCAGTTCGGGGGAGGACCCCGCAGAGAAAAATGCCCTTTTCGACGACATGgagatatttttaaaaaatctgtGTGTggcgaaggggaaggcaaTTCAGGGCGGTCTGCAAGGCGGTCTGCAAGGCGGTCTGCAAAGCGGTCTGCAAGGTGGCCTACAAAGCGGCCATCAAAGCGGCCTGCAAAGCGGCCACACAGACAACGACGCGGTGTATTTCATAGAAGGAAACGGAAGGCGCAAAAACGACTACCTCATGTACACGAGTGACGGGCACATTTCCCTGAAATCGCACAAGGGAGTCATGGAATTCGtcattaaaaaggaggaaaacatagacttaaaagaaaacgaaaaaaaatttctccaAGAGGATCCATTTGATATTTATAGAGAATTAATTTTGTCGAAAAATTCAGACCTGCAAACTGCCAACGATATTTTGTTTgataaaatgtttaatgaGGAAATTGATTTCGTTCAACAGTTGTGCAAAGAAaattgcctgaacgggtcaggtaAAATTTACTCATCCAGTTACAAAGAGGAGAAAACTTATTATAGGCAGGGCGGCAATTTAAGCAAGAAATGTAAGAAGAAGGTGCAGGTTAGCTTCCCCAACTTGTGGGTGAATTTTGACCAGTCCCTGCACACGCAGGAGATGGCTGAGAAGGTTAACCTGAGCGC AGCTTCACTTTGA
- a CDS encoding hypothetical protein, conserved (encoded by transcript PVX_100705A) has translation MAHSAKDKNIRLERHSAGKTQAYGDLSVRAGTGKFNWGNTTTDLTLSEIKPTDKNDPMYDSEIERATKEGKK, from the exons ATGGCACACTCAGCCAAGGACAAGAACATCCGTCTCGAAAGGCACAGCGCGGGAAAGACCCAGGCGTACGGAGACCTCAGTGTGCGCGCGGGGACTGGGAAGTTCAACTGGG GCAACACAACGACGGACTTGACCCTGAGCGAGATCAAACCCACGGATAAAAACGACCCCATGTATGATAGCGAAATTGAGAGAGCCACCaaagaagggaagaaataa
- a CDS encoding vacuolar-type H+ pumping pyrophosphatase, putative (encoded by transcript PVX_100710A): MLPLHGNGKRKSPPNVMSFLGGAYSKGIFQSGKVGDVQKAQGGSPPLGEAHYVQCDEYEDDVTSSGCLNWYINRSPKQRITINVGVFLSFVAATYATYQTIENVKMVCLVGLSLYSVFFLLFALHMLSSVLKDEYDAYSSVGGSDDWTSAHWRGALRKDANRKDGVTTHQIGVTAEHINPPQKKSEAMQLSSGDRRGEAHNAVAQSAAAHDTLSHSAAANDTLPHDGYEVLSLDDIAKPIKEGSEGFFAVQYNSIFKISVAFTTLLLFLYIVRGECTKFPREKSSIVEGTAETYIVISPVAYSVITSISFLLGATCSSVAAYNGIYVAVRANVRVAKASTYSYRKALITCFRSGAISAIVNVALAIFGICSLLLLISVLYPSLSFTKCPLLIVGYGFGASLVAMLYQLAGGIYTKAADIGADLVGKVEKNIPEDDARNPAVIADLVGDNVGDCAGQCADLFESISAEIIASMILGGSLCENGIISESRASYFVLFPLFVHSMDLLVSTIGVYLVRTRSDYASPPAGGKSRGGGKRHAGVEGHPHVGGPSDSGAMQTGANENVVKANGNLLRENENLLGANGNLLRTNENLLRTNADTALSTLSGGPHNDDELGMLGEHLENPLKVMLRAYVVTCLLAMGGFFFFCKMLFLSGEDSQNDYSWIYLSLCGLVGMVCSYLFVILTRYYTDYSYPKVRKIAHASLSGPATNIITGLYVGMESTFLPTVVISVSLLASYYLGLASNVTGDGRAINGLYGTSVATMGMLSTAVFVLSMSNFGPIADNAGGIVEMSNQPEHVRFITDRLDAVGNVTKANTKGYSVGSAALACFLLFSAFLSEVSLHTKTPFTTVDIAMPEVFIGGILGSVVVFLFASWSLDAVGNTAEEVLKEVRRQFNDHPGILTYEEKPDYHTCVSIISRKALIETIKPGLLALCAPIIIGLVFKQIGMLRNNGLLGAQVIASFIMFSTSTGILMALFLNNAGGAWDNAKKYIESGFYGGKNSPAHVSSVIGDTVGDPCKDTAGPSIHVLIKLISTITMVMTPLIASSPEM, translated from the exons ATGCTGCCCCTGCACGGGAACGGCAAGAGGAAGAGCCCCCCCAATGTAATGAGCTTCCTTGGGGGAGCCTACTCCAAGGGGATCTTCCAAAGTGGAAAGGTTGGGGATGTGCAAAAGGCACAAggggggagcccccccctgggagAAGCCCACTACGTACAGTGTGACGAATACGAAGATGATGTAACGTCGTCGGGGTGTCTTAACTGGTACATAAATAGATCGCCCAAGCAAAGGATCACAATTAACGTGGGAGTGTTTCTCTCATTCGTAGCAGCGACGTATGCAACCTATCAAACGattgaaaatgtgaagatggTGTGCTTAGTGGGGCTCTCCCTCTACAGcgtcttcttccttttgttcGCCCTGCACATGTTGAGCTCCGTGCTGAAGGACGAGTACGACGCGTATAGCAGCGTGGGGGGGAGCGACGATTGGACGAGTGCCCATTGGAGGGGAGCCCTTCGGAAGGATGCCAATCGGAAGGACGGCGTGACGACCCACCAGATTGGCGTCACTGCGGAACATATCAACCCTCCACAGAAGAAGAGCGAAGCGATGCAGCTGAGTAGCGGTGACAGACGAGGGGAGGCCCACAACGCGGTGGCCCAAAGTGCGGCGGCCCATGATACGCTATCCCACAGCGCGGCGGCCAATGATACGCTACCCCACGACGGGTACGAAGTGCTCTCCCTGGATGACATTGCAAAACCGATAAAGGAAGGGTCAGAAGGATTTTTCGCGGTGCAGTACAATtcgatttttaaaatttctgtaGCCTTTACGACGCTTCTGCTGTTCCTCTACATAGTGAGAGGAGAGTGCACAAAGTTTCCCCGCGAAAAAAGCTCCATCGTGGAGGGAACTGCCGAGACGTACATAGTAATATCACCCGTTGCGTACAGCGTAATCACCTCCATTTCGTTTCTACTGGGAGCTACATGCAGCTCTGTGGCGGCCTACAACGGCATTTACGTAGCCGTCCGTGCGAATGTCCGTGTGGCTAAAGCGTCGACGTATTCGTATAGGAAAGCTCTAATTACCTGTTTTAGGAGCGGAGCAATAAGCGCCATAGTGAACGTGGCGCTAGCCATCTTTGGCATTTGCTCATTACTTCTGCTAATAAGCGTTTTATACCCCTCGCTGTCGTTCACAAAATGCCCCCTACTGATCGTTGGCTACGGGTTCGGAGCTTCCCTAGTGGCCATGCTGTACCAGCTAGCTGGAGGGATCTACACGAAGGCAGCAGATATAGGTGCAGACTTAGTGGGAAAGGTAGAAAAGAACATTCCAGAGGATGACGCCAGGAACCCAGCAGTGATTGCAGATTTGGTTGGAGACAACGTAGGGGACTGTGCAGGGCAGTGTGCAGATTTGTTTGAATCTATATCCGCCGAGATTATTGCATCTATGATTTTGGGAGGAAGTTTATGTGAAAATGGAATCATTTCTGAGAGCAGGGCTAGCTATTTTGTTCTCTTCCCGCTCTTTGTGCACTCGATGGATTTGTTGGTGTCTACCATTGGGGTGTACCTTGTTCGGACGAGGAGCGACTACGCGAgtccccccgcgggggggaagagccgTGGCGGTGGGAAGCGCCACGCGGGAGTGGAGGGGCACCCCCATGTGGGTGGTCCATCCGACAGTGGGGCGATGCAAACTGGTGCAAACGAAAACGTAGTGAAGGCAAACGGAAACTTACTGAGGGAAAACGAAAACCTACTGGGGGCAAACGGAAACCTACTGCGAACAAACGAAAACCTACTGCGGACAAACGCAGACACAGCCTTGTCGACCCTGAGCGGGGGCCCCCACAACGATGACGAACTGGGGATGCTGGGAGAACATTTGGAGAACCCCCTGAAGGTGATGCTTCGAGCGTATGTCGTTACGTGTCTGCTGGCCATGGGcggttttttcttcttctgcaaaATGTTATTTCTCTCGGGGGAAGACAGTCAAAATGATTATTCGTGGATTTACCTGTCCCTATGCGGATTGGTGGGCATGGTTTGCTCGTACCTGTTTGTCATCCTGACGAGGTACTACACGGACTACTCCTACCCGAAGGTTCGAAAGATAGCTCATGCGTCTTTGAGCGGTCCCGCCACTAACATTATTACGGGTCTGTACGTCGGCATGGAGTCTACCTTCCTCCCCACGGTGGTCATTTCGGTATCTTTGTTGGCTTCCTACTACCTAGGGTTAGCAAGCAACGTGACTGGAGATGGGCGTGCCATAAATGGGCTCTACGGCACATCAGTAGCCACCATGGGGATGCTCTCCACAGCAGTTTTCGTTCTGAGCATGTCTAATTTCGGACCCATAGCAGATAATGCAGGTGGAATTGTTGAAATGTCAAATCAGCCTGAACACGTTCGATTCATTACAGATAGGTTAGATGCAGTTGGAAATGTGACTAAGGCAAATACAAAGGGGTACAGTGTTGGTTCAGCTGCTCTGGCATGTTTTTTACTCTTCTCTGCTTTTCTTAGTGAAGTCTCCCTCCACACGAAGACACCTTTTACTACTGTAGATATAGCCATGCCAGAGGTATTCATTGGAGGGATTCTAGGATCCGTTGTGGTGTTCCTTTTCGCTAGCTGGTCTTTAGATGCAGTTGGAAATACAGCCGAAGAAGTGCTCAAAGAAGTACGCAGACAGTTTAATGACCACCCGGGGATTCTTACCTATGAGGAGAAGCCAGATTACCACACCTGCGTTTCAATTATTAGTAGGAAGGCACTGATCGAGACGATTAAGCCGGGGCTACTCGCCCTTTGTGCACCCATCATAATTGGGTTGGTTTTTAAGCAAATTGGGATGCTCAGAAATAATGGCTTGCTGGGAGCACAAGTCATTGCTTCGTTTATTATGTTCTCCACGTCGACGGGCATTTTGATGGCCCTCTTCCTCAACAACGCTGGGGGGGCGTGGGACAACGCAAAGAAGTACATCGAGTCCGGTTTTTACGGAGGGAAGAACAGCCCCGCGCACGTCTCCAGCGTGATTGGCGACACGGTGGGGGACCCCTGCAAGGACACCGCGGGCCCCTCCATCCACGTGCTCATCAAGTTGATTTCGACCATCACCATG GTGATGACCCCCCTGATCGCGTCCTCCCCGGAGATGTAG